From Neospora caninum Liverpool complete genome, chromosome VIII, a single genomic window includes:
- a CDS encoding putative tubulin alpha chain, with protein sequence MPGEVVTVQCGQAGEQLGFAFWELLLAEHGLTYEGSPGKHNAPEGCQNNVDCFFYEAHSGRRVPRSAMIDLDNSAESLIGWSPIRRLFDEDFFISHKEDASNNFARGYIAVGRSVLSAAVDAVRRQAEMCDSLQCFFLCRALGGGTGSGLGSLLLENIAEHFGKKYILDSFVWPYGSQTASVVEPYNAVLAAPAVCAHSSAALLVNNTALFNICRSLLNIESVFHSNLNHLVAQVLSATTLSTRFEGSLNSTIEHTLVNTIPYPELKFLTASLAPLANRLKYRYERASTKDLTMQCILPSRCLSSIDYTQNRSIACHIMYRGDVTPRDVQDGIAAVKQHRALTFVDWVPTGLKCSLNNRLMCVSPESELAPAYQSCCMLANNTGITSLLEKTLGDMRKMFSQRACVHWFVGEGLEEGQFLEAEERLQRTIDDYHESLMDFEYVYEYEDDSHEDEKKTPPSEATTEPSSPVHGTKQEEKEPEGNTHA encoded by the exons ATGCCCGGAGAAGTTGTAACCGTCCAGTGCGGCCAAGCTGGCGAGCAACTTGGGTTCGCCTTTTGGGAACTGCTCCTGGCTGAGCATGGATTGACCTACGAAGGCTCTCCGGGCAAACACAATGCCCCGGAAGGCTGTCAGAACAACGTCGATTGCTTCTTTTACGAGGCTCACAGTGGCAGACGGGTACCCAG GAGCGCGATGATTGACCTCGATAACTCGGCGGAGAGCTTGATTGGATGGAGCCCCATACGACGCCTGTTCGACGAGGATTTTTTCATCTCCCACAAAGAAGATGCCTCAAACAACTTCGCTCGGGGTTACATTGCTGTCGGCCGGAGCGTGCTGTCGGCTGCCGTTGACGCTGTACGCCGGCAGGCGGAGATGTGTGACAGTCTTCAGT GCTTCTTCTTATGCCGGGCTCTCGGCGGTGGTACAGGCTCAGGTCTAGGTTCGCTTCTCCTGGAAAACATCGCGGAACATTTTGGAAAGAAATACATTTTGGACTCTTTTGTGTGGCCATACGGTTCGCAAACGGCCAGCGTGGTGGAACCGTACAATGCCGTGCTCGCGGCCCCGGCCGTGTGTGCCCACTCTTCGGCTGCGCTTCTTGTAAACAACACAGCGCTCTTCAACATCTGCCGAAGTCTTCTGAACATCGAGTCTGTTTTTCACAGCAACCTCAACCATCTTGTCGCTCAAGTTCTCTCAG CCACCACTCTTTCGACCCGTTTTGAGGGTTCGCTGAACAGCACAATCGAGCACACGCTCGTAAACACAATACCATATCCTGAGCTGAAGTTCTTGACCGCATCTCTGGCGCCTCTAGCAAATCGGCTAAAGTATCGATACGAACGCGCGTCTACCAAAGACCTTACCATGCAATGCATTCTACCCTCACGATGCCTCTCGAGCATCGACTATACCCAAAACCGCTCCATTGCCTGCCATATCATGTACAG GGGTGACGTCACGCCACGAGACGTGCAAGATGGAATCGCTGCTGTAAAACAGCACCGAGCACTGACTTTCGTGGACTGGGTCCCGACAGGGTTAAAATGCAGCCTGAACAACCGACTGATGTGCGTCAGTCCGGAATCTGAGCTCGCTCCTGCTTATCAATCGTGCTGTATGCTCGCGAATAATACCGGCATCACATCGCTCCTTGAAAAAACTTTGGGAGACATGCGCAAGATGTTCAGCCAGCGAGCGTGTGTCCACTG GTTCGTCGGGGAGGGATTGGAGGAAGGCCAGTTCttggaagcagaagaaaggcttCAACGAACTATCGACGACTACCATGAGAGTCTGATGGATTTTGAGTACGTCTATGAGTATGAAGACGACAGTCACGAAGATGAAAAGAAAACACCCCCATCAGAGGCAACGACGGAACCCTCGTCACCTGTGCACGGAACCAaacaggaggagaaagaaccCGAGGGAAATACCCATGCGTAA
- a CDS encoding T1G11.18 protein, related yields the protein MRGVGARTAFAGYEDVDAVGRSGEGLDDAPLLPWTEPEYLKKLTFTQFVIYLVGFSEGLTHLAALAIYYLLKDDLVEIALNRPFFAFLSDSFAIFGYRRKPYMIFFSALEAVGFLMLGLSPASLSAAFCSAVAEALVVESTTGKTLDQSAENVSDFITAKAVGIFVATATFPLFITLISFFMSDVTTPPARNMKAQFRELSAFLKQSVIWGPAMYIFVYMAGPDYDDALFFFFTNKLGFSPTFMGTLRFTYGIAALLGVLLYRFVFRQAGFRQTLFWTIIVAVPIYISPVILVTGFNQKLGISNQAFVLSGGFLIEATAEIQLLPLLVLTASICPPGLEGSVYGMMMSIRNSGSMVSRGLSALFTWAVGITATNFSHLTSYILLCGAWLLLPLLFLGFM from the exons ATGAGGGGGGTAGGCGCTCGAACCGCTTTTGCGGGATACGAAGATGTCGACGCA GTAGGACGATCAGG AGAAGGACTGGACGACgcacctcttcttccgtggaCCGAACCTGAATATCTGAAAAAGTTAACTTTTACACAGTTCGTGAT TTACCTAGTTGGCTTCTCGGAGGGGCTTACACATCTTGCCGCTCTAGCTATATACTACCTGCTAAAAGATGATCTCG TTGAAATCGCTCTAAACAGGCCATTCTTTGCTTTCTTATCCGACAGCTTCGCTATATTCGGCTACCGGAGGAAACCCTATATGATCTTCTTCAGTGCGCTGGAAGCTGTTGGTTTTCTAATGCTAGGTCTTTCCCCTGCGTCG CTGTCCGCTGCGTTCTGCTCCGCTGTCGCAGAGGCTCTCGTTGTGGAGAGTACCACAGGAAAAACGCTCGATCAA AGCGCGGAGAACGTTTCGGATTTCATCACCGCGAAAGCTGTTG GCATTTTCGTGGCAACCGCAACTTTCCCCCTCTTCATTACGTTGATTTCTTTCTTCATGAGCGACGTGACGACCCCACCGGCGCGAAACATGAAGGCGCAGTTTCGGGAGCTCAGTGCTTTTCTGAAGCAGT CTGTCATCTGGGGACCTGCGATGTACATTTTCGTGTACATGGCCGGTCCTGACTACGACGACgccctgttcttcttcttcactaACAAGCTCGGATTCTCCCCCACCTTCATGGGGACTCTGAG ATTCACTTACGGCATAGCAGCTTTGCTCGGAGTGCTTCTTTATCGGTTCGTGTTTAGACAGGCTGGGTTTCGGCAAACTCTATTCTGGACCATCATAGTTGCTGTCCCCATCTATATCTCCCCTG TTATTCTGGTCACTGGCTTCAATCAGAAGCTTGGGATTAGCAATCAAGCATTTGTCCTGAGCGGCGGGTTCCTCATCGAAGCG ACGGCTGAGATCCAGCTGCTCCCGCTGCTCGTTTTAACTGCCTCTATATGCCCACCTG GACTTGAGGGCAGCGTTTACGGGATGATGATGTCGATTCGTAACTCAGGCTCTATGGTCTCCCGTGGTCTCAGCGCCTTGTTTACATGGGCAGTTGGCATAACGGCCACAAACTTCAGTCATCTGACTTCTTACATTCTCCTCTGTGGCGCATGGCT gcttcttccgctcttgtTCCTTGGTTTCATGTAA
- a CDS encoding Oligosaccharyl transferase-like protein, related translates to MAGHGSASGGPADASRRDVACGDEEEDQLFQLDYVLGGIFHSKAARKIQTVGRRWSPVVELAALLVIFVLCFCIRLFAVIRYESVIHEFDPYFNYRTTIYLAKEGFYEFWNWFDHETWYPLGRVVGQTLFPGLMSTSKLVYDLAHAVGFPVDIPSVCVFLAPFFSGLTAVATYCLTKQASGSAGAGLFAALFAGISPSYMSRSVAGSYDNEAVAIFAMVNAFFFWIRALNKGTMFSALLAAVATLYMVVTWGGYVFVINAIAVHMIALAVLGLVTARHVVVYNVFYVLMIIMCLNVPFVNFAAVSSSEHMACHGVFIMVNALAASWLLKGLLPAATIKSLLKGLVLGLVAVFLVLFVWLTATGRTSWSARSLTLLDPTYATKYLPIIASVSEHQPATWATYIFDLHIATLLAPLGLIVCFRKPTDGSLFAGIYGVLAAYFSGIMVRLMLVLSPAAAVLAGIGASRFVSSFMSYLRPPTAAKKFAIPVFRNMGRKVSERVAVPISFAAFVLLVFAWITTMGLICIGVPERCSDLNFLLRWDYGYQATAMGNRTVFVDNNTWNNTHIATVGLALSSNEEKAYKIMQALDVDYVFVVFGGVARYHSDDLNKFLWIIRITSGVYPAIQQSDFLSRRGMYTVSKDAPKALVDSLMYKLSYHRFADVTGGFDFARNVEVGHKNITLHYFEEAYTTENWLVRIYKVKRPESRHGLVRGGR, encoded by the exons ATGGCGGGGCACGGCTCTGCCTCAGGCGGCCCAGCCGATGCGTCTCGGCGAGACGTCGCCTGTggagatgaggaagaggaccAGCTGTTTCAGTTGGATTATGTTCTTGGAGGGATATTTCACAGTAAAGCCGCACGAAAG ATCCAAACGGTGGGCAGACGGTGGAGTCCCGTCGTGGAGTTGGCTGCTCTGCTCGTCATTtttgttctctgtttctgcatccgtctcttcgccgtcatTCGCTACGAGTCCGTCATCCACGAATTTGACCCGTACTTCAACTACCGAACAACGATCTATCTGGCCAAGGAAGGTTTCTACGAGTTCTGGAACTGGTTCGATCACG AGACGTGGTATCCGCTCGGTCGTGTCGTCGGGCAGACTCTGTTTCCTGGACTGATGTCTACATCGAAACTTGTGTACGActtggcgcatgcagttggcTTTCCTGTGGATATTCCCAGCGTatgcgttttcctcgctccgTTCTTTTCGGGCCTGACAGCTGTGGCCACGTACTGCCTGACCAAGCAGGCGAGCGGATCTGCAGGCGCGGGTCTTTTTGCCGCCCTGTTTGCGGGGATTTCACCTTCGTACATGTCCCGGTCCGTCGCCGGGTCTTACGACAACGAAGCAGTGGCTATTTTTGCAATGGTGaacgcctttttcttctggatTCGTGCACTGAACAAAGGGACGATGTTCTCTGCACTCCTCGCCGCAGTCGCCACGCTGTACATGGTGGTGACCTGGGGGGGCTACGTGTTTGTTATCAACGCAATCGCAGTGCACATGATTGCTCTCGCGGTTCTGGGACTCGTCACAGCTCGCCACGTCGTTGTCTACAACGTCTTTTATGTGTTGATGATCATCATGTGCCTGAATGTACCTTTTGTAAACTTCGCTGCGGTCTCGAGCTCGGAGCACATGGCGTGTCACGGCGTCTTCATCATGGTCAATGCCTTGGCCGCCTCCTGGCTTCTGAAGGGCCTCCTTCCTGCCGCAACCATCAAAAGCCTCCTCAAAGGCCTCGTCCTCGGTCTCGTGGCAgtcttccttgttctcttcgtctggCTTACAGCCACG GGACGTACCTCGTGGTCTGCGAGATCGCTTACTCTGCTGGACCCGACATACGCCACAAAATACTTACCTATTATAGCGTCCGTCTCAGAACATCAGCCTGCGACGTGGGCAACGTATATCTTCGACCTGCACATTGCAACGCTTCTTGCTCCTCTGGGTCTCATCGTTTGCTTTCGGAAGCCTACGGACGGATCATTGTTTGCGGGTATCTACGGTGTTCTAGCCGCCTACTTTTCAG GCATAATGGTTCGGCTGatgcttgttctctctccagcagcaGCTGTGTTGGCAGGCATTGGGGCATCGCGCTTCGTCAGCAGTTTCATGTCTTACCTTAGGCCTCCAACGGCGGCGAAAAAGTTCGCCATTCCCGTCTTC AGAAACATGGGAAGAAAAGTGTCCGAGCGCGTGGCCGTCCCCATTTCTTTCGCGGCTTTCGTCCTTCTTGTTTTTGCCTGGATCACTACAATG GGCTTGATCTGCATCGGCGTGCCCGAGCGCTGCAGCGACCTCAACTTCCTGTTGCG GTGGGATTACGGATATCAAGCCACCGCCATGGGGAACAGGACGGTTTTTGTGGACAACAATACCTGGAACAACACGCACATAGCAACTGTTGGACTG GCTTTATCGTCAAATGAAGAAAAGGCGTACAAAATTATGCAAGCACTCGATGTTGACTACGTGTTC GTTGTTTTTGGCGGAGTCGCCAGATACCATAGCGACGATCTGAACAAGTTCCTTTGGATAATCCGGATTACGTCTGGCGTGTACCCTGCTATTCAGCAGTCAGATTTTCTTAGTAGGCGTGGAATG TACACTGTCAGCAAGGACGCCCCGAAGGCACTGGTCGACAGTCTGATGTATAAGCTGTCGTACCACCGATTCGCAGACGTCACTGGCGGCTTTGATTTTGCCCGCAATGTGGAAGTCGGCCACAAGAACATCACGTTGCATTATTTCGAGGAAGCTTACACAACAGAGAACTGGCTTGTCCGCATATACAAG GTGAAGCGGCCGGAGAGTCGTCATGGCCTCGTCCGGGGCGGTCGATGA